The genomic region GTCAGTGAGTTAACCCCTTATAAACGCGTCGATATCGCCGTCAAAGCCTGTTCGGAGCTCAAAAAATCATTAGTCGTGATTGGTCAAGGGGGAGAACTTAACCGTTTAAAGAAAATGGCCGGCCCACTCGTGACATTCATGGGCTGGCAAAAGAATCACACTGTCCGCGCGTTAATGGCTAGGGCCAAGGCCTTCTTATTCCCTGGTGAAGAAGATTTCGGAATAGCCCCGGTGGAAGCCATGGCCAGCGGTGCTCCCGTGATTGCTTTCGGGCGGGGGGGGATACTAGATACGGTTATAGACGGGAAAACCGGTATTTTGTTTTCCCACCAATCATCCGAATCAATGGTGAGTGCGATTGAAAAATTTGAGAAGATGGCTGGAGAATTCTCCCCCGAACTCCTTCGCAGCCACACGAAACAATTTGCGCGGTCGGAATTCCAAAAAAAGCTTCGCCATTTTATCAAGAACAGACTAAATCTTAGCGATTAACCGTCTTATGAGATTGTCCCAAAGAGAATTAGAGCCTGTGCTGATGCTTGTGGATACGGTGATGTGCCTTTTGGGTATCAGTCTCGCCTTTTTCCTCAGGGCATCTGACATCTCATTTACAGACCAGATTCCTGTCCAAGCCAACTACGCACTTTTATCCACAGTCATGACGGTCATTATTTTATTTTCATTAAAGATTTCTAGTCTCTACAGGCTTGAATTCATGTCCGGGAGGTCAATGTTACTACCGAAATTATTTATATCCACCTGTGCCGCATTGGCCGCCCTGTTTACACTGGCCTTTTTCATCCGGACACAACAACAAGCCTATTCACGCGGGTTCCTCATTTTATCAGTATTCACTATCTCATTCATGCTCTTTGTAGGTCGTTACTCTATTTGCGCCATTCAAAGGAAATGGTCTCTTTTCAGTAAAAGAAAAACCCTGATTGTCGGATGGAGCCCGATGACTGACCGTTTAGCTGAATCCATGATCAATAGCCGCTTCCCCATGATGGAACTTTCCGGCATCCTTACGCTCCAAGTCTGGCAAATCCCTGATGAATACCAGGAATATCATCTGGGCTCCTATGATGAATATCAAAAATCCCTTATTATAAAACCAATCGACCAAGTCCTCATCCTTACGTCCCAAATCCCCCCCCAGCAATGTATTGAATTCTGTCGTTATGCTGACCAGAAACTCATTAAAATCGGACTGATTCCCGACCCCCTCGAGATCATGCTCGGGCGGATGGAACTCTCCAATATCGAAGGAGTGCCTGTTCTTGCCGTTACGAACTTGCCCTTGGATAAACTCTCAAACCGTATCATTAAACGGGTGGTCGATCTTATCGGTGGGATCACCGGACTCTTACTAAGTATTATTCCCTCCCTGATTATTTCCCTTTTTATCAAAGCAGATTCCGCCGGACCGGTGATTTTTGGGCAGGAGCGGGTCGGTCGAGGTGGGAAAAAATTTATCATGTATAAATTTCGTTCCATGAGGTTCGGAGCTGAACAACAGGATTCAGAAGCTGGGTTGGGTGTCGACAATGACCCCCGCATCACAAAACTCGGTGATATGCTCAGGAAGTGGAACTTGGATGAATTGCCCCAATTCTGGAATGTGATTAAAGGGGAAATGAGCTTGGTCGGCCCTCGCCCCGAGCGGACCTATTTTGTCGATCTTTTCAAGGAAAAGGTGCCCCATTACATGCCTCGTCATATTTATAAACCGGGTATAACCGGTCTAGCCCAAGTGCGCGGGCACCGCGGGAATACCTCTTTGGAAAAGAGGATCGAGGCGGATCTTGAGTACTTCGAAAATTGGTCGGTATGGTTGGATATAAAAATCATCCTTTTGACACTCACCCAATATTTTGGACATTATGAAAATTAACGGGGATTTCAAAACGCTGCGACTCCCGGATCTTTTGTTTATTGTCCTCACAAGCATTCTATTTCTGGGATACTGGTTATCTTATCTATTTGCTGATTACTCCGATTTATACGGGACAAATTATTACCCAGGACTCCTTAACTATGAATTTTTTGCCCAGTTATTCACTGTACTGCTAAGCCTCTTGGTTTTATTCCGTATTCTCCTTTCGAAGGAGCCTCGGCAACTTCCGAGTGGCACCAAGTTTTTTCTCCTGTTTTTATCCCTCTACATTGGATGGACCCTTCTGTCTACAGTATGGTCGATCAAGGCAGGCTTTGGGTGGAAGGAAATCAGGGTTTGGCTCGGATACTTGCCGCTGGCCTTTGCCTTGACGATTTGTTTGGGAGAATTTCAGCAAATCAAACGGGCCGTTATAACGCTTATCGCGGCACAGGTCGCCTGCATATCCATGGTCGTCATCTATGCCTATTATGCCAACGGCTGCTACGTCCCTTATATCACATTCTACCTGAACCGTTCCCTCTTAGGAGAGATGATCATCGTGGCCATACCCCTTTTAGCCGCTTACGGGTTACTGCAGAATAATGGTTACCATGTATTTTTGAGGGTCTGTGCGATTCTCGGGTATATCTCGGTACTGATTATGGCCCAGAGAGCTCCATTATATGCATTATGGATCACACTCATAGTGTCCGTGATATTAGGTTACATCAAATATCCAAACTACCGGAAAA from Verrucomicrobiota bacterium harbors:
- a CDS encoding sugar transferase → MRLSQRELEPVLMLVDTVMCLLGISLAFFLRASDISFTDQIPVQANYALLSTVMTVIILFSLKISSLYRLEFMSGRSMLLPKLFISTCAALAALFTLAFFIRTQQQAYSRGFLILSVFTISFMLFVGRYSICAIQRKWSLFSKRKTLIVGWSPMTDRLAESMINSRFPMMELSGILTLQVWQIPDEYQEYHLGSYDEYQKSLIIKPIDQVLILTSQIPPQQCIEFCRYADQKLIKIGLIPDPLEIMLGRMELSNIEGVPVLAVTNLPLDKLSNRIIKRVVDLIGGITGLLLSIIPSLIISLFIKADSAGPVIFGQERVGRGGKKFIMYKFRSMRFGAEQQDSEAGLGVDNDPRITKLGDMLRKWNLDELPQFWNVIKGEMSLVGPRPERTYFVDLFKEKVPHYMPRHIYKPGITGLAQVRGHRGNTSLEKRIEADLEYFENWSVWLDIKIILLTLTQYFGHYEN